A region from the Cucurbita pepo subsp. pepo cultivar mu-cu-16 unplaced genomic scaffold, ASM280686v2 Cp4.1_scaffold000332, whole genome shotgun sequence genome encodes:
- the LOC111785022 gene encoding casein kinase 1-like protein 11 — MYATKLIYCLLCDLVGQDIRDNRFSGGAEAFARRNASGHGLHGDHSRHRSSDDVPSSKDVQVDSERVRSSYRNGSISKRPVLSSSRPSSSGEPSEIRSSRLVSTSSRLSGGQRVQPGFESKTTNFTRSSTTKGGRDDTLRSFEMLSIGTGKRK, encoded by the exons ATGTACGCTACAAAGTTGATATATTGTTTACTATGTGATTTAGTGGGCCAAGATATCCGAGACAATAGATTCTCCGGTGGAGCTGAGGCATTCGCAAGAAGGAACGCCAGTGGGCATGGTTTGCATGGTGATCATTCCAGACACAGATCATCTGATGATGTACCGTCTTCCAAGGATGTG CAAGTTGATTCAGAAAGGGTCCGCAGTAGTTATAGGAATGGAAGCATCTCGAAGAGGCCTGTTTTATCGAGCAGTCGACCAAGCTCCTCTGGGGAGCCTAGTGAAATCCGATCAAGTCGGCTGGTGTCAACAAGTAGTCGCCTATCTGGAGGCCAAAGGGTTCAACCTGGTTTCGAGTCGAAAACAACAAACTTTACCCGTTCGTCAACTACAAAAGGTGGTCGTGATGATACACTCCGGAGCTTCGAGATGTTGTCTATTGGAACTGGGAagaggaaatga
- the LOC111785018 gene encoding 60S ribosomal protein L14-2-like produces the protein MPFKRYVEIGRVALVNYGEDYGKLVVIVDVIDQNRALVDAPDMVRSQMNFKRLSLTDIKIDIKRVPRKKELIEAMKAADVQKKWEDSSWGRKLLVKKRRASLNDFDRFKLMLAKIKRAGLVRQELAKLKKSES, from the exons ATG CCGTTCAAGAGGTACGTTGAGATCGGGAGAGTCGCTCTCGTCAACTATGGCGAAGACTACGGAAAGCTTGTCGTCATTGTCGATGTTATTGACCAAAATAGa GCTTTGGTAGATGCTCCTGATATGGTCAGATCTCAAATGAACTTCAAGAGACTTTCTCTTACTGACATTAAAATTGACATTAAGAGAGTCCCTAGAAAGAAGGAACTCATTGAAGCTATGAAGGCTGCTG ACGTTCAGAAGAAGTGGGAGGATAGCTCTTGGGGAAGAAAACTACTCGTGAAGAAAAGAAGGGCATCACTTAATGATTTTGATAGGTTCAAGCTAATGTTGGCTAAGATAAAG AGAGCTGGATTGGTGAGGCAAGAGCTTGCAAAGCTGAAAAAGAGTGAATCTTAG
- the LOC111785019 gene encoding 60S ribosomal protein L14-2-like — MPFKRYVEIGRVALVNYGEDYGKLVVIVDVIDQNRALVDAPDMVRSQMNFKRLSLTDIKIDIKRVPRKKELIEAMKAADVQKKWEDSSWGRKLLVKKRRASLNDFDRFKLMLAKIKRAGLVRQELAKLKKSES, encoded by the exons ATG CCGTTCAAGAGGTATGTTGAGATCGGGAGGGTCGCTCTCGTCAACTATGGCGAAGACTACGGGAAGCTTGTTGTGATTGTCGATGTCATTGACCAGAACAGA GCTCTGGTGGATGCTCCTGATATGGTCAGGTCTCAAATGAACTTCAAGAGACTTTCTCTTACTGACATTAAAATTGACATTAAGAGGGTCCCTAGGAAGAAGGAGCTCATTGAAGCCATGAAGGCTGCTG ATGTTCAGAAAAAGTGGGAGGATAGCTCTTGGGGGCGAAAACTTCTCGTTAAAAAACGAAGGGCATCCCTTAACGATTTTGATAGGTTCAAGCTAATGTTGGCCAAGATAAAG AGAGCTGGATTGGTGAGACAAGAGCTTGCAAAGCTGAAAAAGAGTGAATCTTAG
- the LOC111785020 gene encoding CRIB domain-containing protein RIC7-like — protein MGTSVKGNSVKGLLKGLRYISQIFDEKEQEMQIGLPTDVKHVAHIGWDGPSGNQNNPGWMNEFKSSPQDSGDLVNTSGELPSKESGEIDVQKANRSRKSKSQTSSDTSLDSSSARRHSEKGSRRQRSSCPSGESAAEGSNRSSRRHRSSNQGGSSSSENPAPKHSHRRKSKGSSDGGESTKSSRSRENNSLTDIPTPVLEAVDEEQG, from the exons ATGGGCACCTCTGTCAAGGGCAACTCTGTAAAGGGCCTCTTAAAAGGACTAAGATACATTTCACAGATTTTCG ATGAAAAGGAACAGGAAATGCAGATTGGGCTTCCCACTGACGTTAAACATGTTGCTCATATTGGATGGGATGGTCCATCTGGTAATCAAAATAATCCTGGCTGG ATGAACGAGTTCAAATCTTCGCCACAAGACTCAGGGGATTTGGTGAATACTAGTGGGGAACTCCCCAGCAAAG AGTCTGGAGAGATAGATGTGCAAAAGGCAAATCGATCTCGAAAGTCAAAATCGCAAACATCATCAGACACGTCTTTAGACTCTTCTTCTGCTCGGCGACACTCTGAGAAAGGTTCTAGGCGACAACGCTCATCCTGCCCTTCAGGCGAATCTGCTGCAGAAGGTAGTAATCGAAGCTCACGACGTCATCGTAGTTCGAATCAAGGGGGTTCATCAAGCTCAGAAAATCCTGCCCCAAAACACTCACATCGGAGGAAATCTAAGGGGTCATCTGACGGGGGTGAATCAACAAAATCCTCTAGATCAAGGGAGAATAACTCTTTAACAGACATACCAACCCCAGTGTTGGAAGCAGTTGATGAAGAACAGGGGTGA
- the LOC111785021 gene encoding plastid-lipid-associated protein 6, chloroplastic-like, translating to MAALASSVLHSPLQICSSDCSSSGFLSPSRIHGFAPSFKLKCSSRRPLLSGDGRPRRSCYLKSASDSPPSLDDDSKANSELLASLKLKLLSAVSGLNRGLAANEDDLQKADEAAKEIEAAGGPVDLSVDLDKLQGRWKLIYSSAFSSRTLGGSRPGPPTGRLLPITLGQVFQRIDVISKDFDNIVELELGAPWPLPPAEVTATLAHVFEIIGSAKIKITFQKTTVKATGNLSQLPPLEVPRLPDALRPPSNTGSGDFEVTYLDNDTRITRGDRGELRVFVIS from the exons ATGGCTGCGCTAGCGAGCTCTGTGCTTCACTCGCCACTCCAGATCTGTTCTTCCGATTGTTCTTCTTCTGGGTTTCTATCTCCATCCAGAATCCATGGGTTTGCACCCAGTTTCAAGCTCAAGTGTTCCAGCCGCCGGCCTCTGCTTTCCGGCGACGGCCGACCCAGAAGAAGTTGCTATTTGAAGTCGGCTTCCGATTCCCCTCCTTCTCTTGATGATGATTCCAAGGCTAACTCTGAACTCCTTGCATCCTTGAAGCTCAAGCTACTG AGTGCGGTTTCCGGGTTAAATAGAGGTCTTGCTGCAAACGAGGATGATTTACAGAAGGCAGATGAGGCTGCTAAAGAGATTGAAGCTGCTGGAGGGCCTGTGGACCTCTCTGTTGATCTTGACAAATTGCAAGGGAGATGGAAACTGATATACAGTAGTGCATTCTCGTCTCGCACTCTAGGCGGAAGTCGACCGGGACCTCCCACGGGAAGGCTACTTCCGATCACTCTTGGTCAG GTTTTTCAGCGGATCGACGTCATCAGCAAAGATTTCGATAACATCGTAGAGCTCGAGTTAGGTGCTCCTTGGCCACTACCTCCTGCTGAAGTCACTGCTACATTAGCTCACGTGTTTGAAATCATAG GTTCTGCTAAGATAAAGATAACTTTTCAGAAAACCACCGTGAAAGCCACTGGAAACTTGTCACAGCTTCCTCCATTAGAGGTACCTCGGCTTCCAGATGCGCTAAGGCCTCCATCCAACACTGGAAGTGGCGACTTTGAAGTCACTTACCTTGACAATGATACTCGGATCACCAGAGGAGATAGAGGAGAACTCAGAGTGtttgttatttcataa
- the LOC111785017 gene encoding plastid-lipid-associated protein 6, chloroplastic-like — protein sequence MVLKLNTAGVPADEAAKEIEAAGGPVDLSVDLDKLQGRWKLIYSSAFSSRTLGGSRPGPPTGRLLPITLGQVFQRIDVISKDFDNIVELELGAPWPLPPAEVTATLAHVFEIIGSAKIKITFQKTTVKATGNLSQLPPLEVPRLPDALRPPSNTGSGDFEVTYLDNDTRITRGDRGELRVFVIS from the exons GCAGATGAGGCTGCTAAAGAGATTGAAGCTGCTGGAGGGCCTGTGGACCTCTCTGTTGATCTTGACAAATTGCAAGGGAGATGGAAACTGATATACAGTAGTGCATTCTCGTCTCGCACTCTAGGCGGAAGTCGACCGGGACCTCCCACGGGAAGGCTACTTCCGATCACTCTTGGTCAG GTTTTTCAGCGGATCGACGTCATCAGCAAAGATTTCGATAACATCGTAGAGCTCGAGTTAGGTGCTCCTTGGCCACTACCTCCTGCTGAAGTCACTGCTACATTAGCTCACGTGTTTGAAATCATAG GTTCTGCTAAGATAAAGATAACTTTTCAGAAAACCACCGTGAAAGCCACTGGAAACTTGTCACAGCTTCCTCCATTAGAGGTACCTCGGCTTCCAGATGCGCTAAGGCCTCCATCCAACACTGGAAGTGGCGACTTTGAAGTCACTTACCTTGACAATGATACTCGGATCACCAGAGGAGATAGAGGAGAACTCAGAGTGtttgttatttcataa